The Agrobacterium tumefaciens genome contains the following window.
AGTGACAGCGCCGGATCGATTGAGCTGTAGGTTGCTGAGGCGACCAGATAAACAACCGGGAAAATCAGCACGGTATGCGCAAGGATGATACCCATCTCAGTATCTACCAACCCCACTCGCGCGAAGGTCAAATACGCCCCCAGCGCGAAGACAACGGCCGGTACACTAAGCGGCGACTGCACAAGTGCCTCCAGAGCGCCTTGAAACCAAAAGCGGCGCCCACCAAAGCCCAGCACGGCAAGGATTGCGAGAAGAAGGCTGAGGATGCAGGTGGCAATCCCGATCCGGAGACTGGTCAGAGCTGCGCCCATCCATTCGGAGCTGCCGAGGATCGTTTCGAACCAGCGTAGCGAAAAGCCGGGAGGCGGGAAAATGAGGACATCCGCCGAACTGAAACTGACAGGGAAGAGAATGAGCAGTGGAAGCAAGATGTACGACGATATCAACACTAGGTATATCGCTGGCACAACCGCGCTTCCCGCTCTCCACAATGATGACAGTCCGGGATTTGCTTTCGGCAACGCTACCGATCGGCGAAGCAGAGAGGTGTCCGGCTTTTCCTCTGAATGTCCCTGAGAGGTAATAGAAAGTGGGGCAGGGCGCTGCCAACGCGACAGGAAGCGGGCGACCATCGTCAGTGCTGTGACCACGATCGTCGCAACGATGGCAAGCGTTATGCCAAGGGCCGCGGCCATGGCCCAATCCGCACCCGTCTCGATCTCCGATTGGATAACCTGTGCAAGCATTTGCTGCCTTTGGTTACCCAAAAGTGCCGGCGCTATGAAGCTCGCGATCGTGAAAAGGAAGGTGATGATGACGCCCGATTGAATGCCACGGATCGACAGCGGAACAACCACTCCCAGCCAGGCGCGTAGCGGGTTAGCGCCAAGTGTATTTGCTGCGAGCAGAATACGTCCGTCGATACGTCGTAGGACTGTGACGAGCGAGAAAACCATCATTGGAATGGAGGAATGCACGAGCGCCAGCACAACAGCAGGCTCGCTGAACAACAATGGGAGCGGCTCTGAGATGAGGCCAAGACTGAGCAGTGTTCCGTTGACAAGGCCGCGCTGGCCGAGGATCGCGATCCAGGCGAACGTGCGCACCAGAACACTCGTCAGAAAAGGAACAAGCACCAACAATCCGAGAAGGAGCGCCTTTATACCGGTTGCCCGGCTGAGGAACCATGCAAGCGGATACGAGATCACCAGTGTTATTGCGGTCGCTTCAAGGCTTATGCGTACGGTCGTCCAGGTAATTTTAAGATAGACTGAGCCTGCGAATATGCGCATGAAGCGCGCCACAGCGTCGCCGCCAAAGGCTTGTGGCACTATTGCGAGCAGTGGAATGAAGAAGGCGAGGAGCAAGAGCACGAAAACGGGCACCAGCAGTAAAGTTTGACCCCGGTTCGCAAGTAAATTCTGTTTCATTGTGTTACTCCTCGCCGCCTGAACTTATTGCATGATGTACGTGGCCCACTCGGCCTTCACCGAGTCGTAGTTGTCGTTCCACCACTTCGAGTTGAGAACGGCGCTTACTTTGGCGTTAGCCGGGTAGCTTGGCAGATCCTTGGCAACAGCCGGGTCAAGGAGTCTCAGCGCATCGACGTTGGTCGGGCCGTATGCGATCACGCGCGTGAGTTCGGCCTGTTGTTCGGCTTGAGCGGCGAAATTGATGAACTTCATCGCTTCACCTGCATTCCGGGCACCCTTGGGTACTGCCCAGTATTCGGTATCGGCAAGGGCGCCTTCCCAGGTATAACCCCAATTTGCCCCTGCCTTGATGGCGTTCTTGATACGCCCTGTGCCAGCGTAAACCATGTCGGCCTCACCCTGCTGCATGAGAGCCTGGATGTCGGATGCGCCCTTGTAACCGATGACCTGATCTTTCACCCGGTCAATGACTTTCAAGGCGCGTTGCACGTCGAGAGGATAGAGATCGGCCGGCTTCACGCCGTCTCCCATCAGCGCAAATTCAAGAGAGTAGGTTGCATCAGACGGGAGGACACGCCGGGCCTTTACGCTCGGGTCAAAAAATTGAGCCGGAGTGACTTCGTTCGGAAACTTGTCCTTGTTCCATGCGAGGTTGGTCCCGAAAACCATGTAGCCAACGCCGTATTTGGTGCGGAAATTTTCCGGAATGTTATCGGCCTTTACGACCGAGTAATCGATCGGCTCAAGCAGGCCGTCCTTCACCTCACTCGCGAAGGCAGGGCTCTCGGCGGAGATCACGTCCCAGGTGACATTGCCGCTCTCTACCATGGCTTTGACCTTGGCATATCCGGTACCAGTGGTACCGGTTACCTTGACCCCACTCGCCTTGGCATACGGGTCGAAATAGGCCTTTGTCTGCGCTTCCTGAAAGGAACCTCCGTAAGAGGAGATAACGAGGTCGGCGGCAGATGCGGCGCCCGAAAGCATGATGACACCGGTGGCAGCAAGCAAAGTGGTCGAGATGCGCTTGAAGAATGTGGTCGAATTCATCGTTTTTCTCCTCTGGATGTCATGGGTTTTCCCACTTCAAAATTCCGCTTCAGGGTCATCCTTCTGTCGGAAGAATTGCGACGGACGCCGGCGGCCACTGCGCGATGACGGCCGCACCAGGAGTAAGGCTCCCGGCAAGATCATCTCCACGCATGACGTTGGCGAGCAGGGACTGCCCGTCGGATAGTTGCAAGGCGACACGCCAGCCAGCACCGAGGTAGGTCACATCCCGGATCGTGGCGGAAACGCCGAATGAGCTTTCTGTTGAAGGTTTCAATGGCGAGAGGATCGTCACGTTCTCGGGTCTGACGACGATATCGAACGGTCCGTCTGCCGGGGACGGCAGCGCCTGACGTGCACCGCCGATCTCATAACCCTTGCCTCCGTCCGTGCCACTTACCCGAAGGATCGAACATTCCCCGATGAAGCGTGCCACAAAGTGGTTGGACGGATGAGCGTAGATTGTCTCCGGGTCGGCGACCTGAAGCAGCTTTCCACCGGACATAATGCCGATCCGGTCAGCCATGGCCATCGCTTCCGATTGGTCATGGGTGACGTAGATAACCGTGATGCCAAGCTCATGCTGAATTCGCTTCAGTTCCTGCTGCATCTGGTCACGGAGCCGCCGGTCGAGGGCGCCAAGGGGTTCATCCATAAGGAGAATGGAAGGACTGAAAACCAGAGCTCGCGCGAGTGCAACACGTTGTTGCTGCCCCCCAGACATTTGTATTGGATATGACGCTCCGCGGTCGGTCAGATTAACCAGGCTGAGAGCGGCCTTAACCCTCTCTTCTCGTTCGCTGCGCCCAACACCGCGCATTCTAAGGGGGTACGCGACATTTTCAGCCGCGGTCAAATGCGGAAAAAGTGCATAGTTCTGGAAGACTACACCGATCTGCCGCCGATGTGGCGGCACGTCTGAAACAGGTGTACCCGACATCAGAACACGGCCCTCCGTCGTCCTTTCGAACCCCGCCAGCAGCATAAGGAGGGTTGTCTTCCCGGAACCGCTCGATCCGAGCAGGGCAAAGAATTCTCCCTGCGCGATATCCAGGCTGACCTTATCAACGGCAGTGACAGGACCATAGCGGCGCGTCACAGCCTGAAACGAGACGGCGGGTAGCGGCTGGTCGTTCATCACACGTCCCTACCAAGCTCGAATGGTGTCAGGACCTCATAACCACTGTCGGTGACAAGCACGGTGTCACCGAAACGGGCACCACCGATACCATCGACGTAGATCCCAGGTTCGACGCTGAGGACCATACCGGCTTGGAGTTGAACGGCGGAGTTCGCCTTGAGTTCAATGCCGTCCCAGTCGGAATATCCAATTCCCCGGCCCGTTCGATGCAAAAACGGGCTGTCCCAACCGCCCTGTTCAATAACGTCGACGGCGGCTGCATGGACCTCGCCAGCAGTGACGCCGGGTCGGATTTTCGCCAAAGCAGCTTCCTGAGCTCGACGAGCGAAATCGACTACCTTGCGAAGCTCAGCAGAGAGCGGCTTCGAACCGACGGCGATAGGTCGGTCGAAACAAACTCCGTAGCCTGCGAAGACTTGGCCACAAAGGCAGATCTGCACATTCTCGCCGTCATTCATGATCCTACCACCACCAGAGCAGTGGCAACGAGCAGTGCGTTCAGGACCACTTCCGACCATGTTCATCTGGTGCGGCCAGAATCTGGGCTGTTCCGCGTCGTTACCCAGAAACTCAGCGCTCCGCTTGATAGCAGCCGTAAGCGAGGCAAGCGTAACCTGCCATTCTGCGGCGCCAGGTGTGATGGCTTGACGAGCGGCGGCGTACTGATGCCCGACAATATCTGTCGCCCGACGAATACCATCGATGACGACAGCATTCTTGAGAGCAAGCTGATCACGCAAAAAGGATGTTGCATCCTTTATGCGTTCGGAGCCAAGAACCTGTCTCACCAGTTCGATGTTGGAAGCCCAGGTTGAGTTGAAGTCGACGCCGATCGCCTGAGCATGAGGTGCGATCTCGCCGATGTACTTCGCGAGAGCGTCCTGATGGGACATCGGCGCAGGTATCGGTTCTTCCCATTCGACCCATTCAGCTTCGACAGGTGTCGTGCATCTCGCTCTGATCTCCTTGGCTTCGCTGCGAGGGGAAACGAACGCCGGCTGTCCTTGCTGTTCAAACACCAGCCAGATCGGCCTGCCGATCGGAAGACCGTTCAGGCCGGTGAAGAAGCGCAGGTAATCGAAGCCGGAGATGGCAAGAATATCAATGGCGGCATGCTTCATCGCCGCCTGGGTGCGCTCAATGCGATTGCGATACTCCGCGTCGGATGGAAATTTCAGTTCTGACGTCTCAGGGTTTTGATACATTGCATTCCCCAACTTGTTAT
Protein-coding sequences here:
- a CDS encoding ABC transporter permease subunit, with translation MKQNLLANRGQTLLLVPVFVLLLLAFFIPLLAIVPQAFGGDAVARFMRIFAGSVYLKITWTTVRISLEATAITLVISYPLAWFLSRATGIKALLLGLLVLVPFLTSVLVRTFAWIAILGQRGLVNGTLLSLGLISEPLPLLFSEPAVVLALVHSSIPMMVFSLVTVLRRIDGRILLAANTLGANPLRAWLGVVVPLSIRGIQSGVIITFLFTIASFIAPALLGNQRQQMLAQVIQSEIETGADWAMAAALGITLAIVATIVVTALTMVARFLSRWQRPAPLSITSQGHSEEKPDTSLLRRSVALPKANPGLSSLWRAGSAVVPAIYLVLISSYILLPLLILFPVSFSSADVLIFPPPGFSLRWFETILGSSEWMGAALTSLRIGIATCILSLLLAILAVLGFGGRRFWFQGALEALVQSPLSVPAVVFALGAYLTFARVGLVDTEMGIILAHTVLIFPVVYLVASATYSSIDPALSLAAASLGANPWRVFRTVVFPLLLPGLAIGGLLAMLLSFDESVASIFLSDLSVKTLPRKLWEGIRFNTSPESAAVSALLLGVTCTVIMIGMAFTLRRRKAAGTPGAIAILAQPSTDGD
- a CDS encoding ABC transporter substrate-binding protein → MNSTTFFKRISTTLLAATGVIMLSGAASAADLVISSYGGSFQEAQTKAYFDPYAKASGVKVTGTTGTGYAKVKAMVESGNVTWDVISAESPAFASEVKDGLLEPIDYSVVKADNIPENFRTKYGVGYMVFGTNLAWNKDKFPNEVTPAQFFDPSVKARRVLPSDATYSLEFALMGDGVKPADLYPLDVQRALKVIDRVKDQVIGYKGASDIQALMQQGEADMVYAGTGRIKNAIKAGANWGYTWEGALADTEYWAVPKGARNAGEAMKFINFAAQAEQQAELTRVIAYGPTNVDALRLLDPAVAKDLPSYPANAKVSAVLNSKWWNDNYDSVKAEWATYIMQ
- a CDS encoding ABC transporter ATP-binding protein — encoded protein: MNDQPLPAVSFQAVTRRYGPVTAVDKVSLDIAQGEFFALLGSSGSGKTTLLMLLAGFERTTEGRVLMSGTPVSDVPPHRRQIGVVFQNYALFPHLTAAENVAYPLRMRGVGRSEREERVKAALSLVNLTDRGASYPIQMSGGQQQRVALARALVFSPSILLMDEPLGALDRRLRDQMQQELKRIQHELGITVIYVTHDQSEAMAMADRIGIMSGGKLLQVADPETIYAHPSNHFVARFIGECSILRVSGTDGGKGYEIGGARQALPSPADGPFDIVVRPENVTILSPLKPSTESSFGVSATIRDVTYLGAGWRVALQLSDGQSLLANVMRGDDLAGSLTPGAAVIAQWPPASVAILPTEG
- a CDS encoding M24 family metallopeptidase, translating into MYQNPETSELKFPSDAEYRNRIERTQAAMKHAAIDILAISGFDYLRFFTGLNGLPIGRPIWLVFEQQGQPAFVSPRSEAKEIRARCTTPVEAEWVEWEEPIPAPMSHQDALAKYIGEIAPHAQAIGVDFNSTWASNIELVRQVLGSERIKDATSFLRDQLALKNAVVIDGIRRATDIVGHQYAAARQAITPGAAEWQVTLASLTAAIKRSAEFLGNDAEQPRFWPHQMNMVGSGPERTARCHCSGGGRIMNDGENVQICLCGQVFAGYGVCFDRPIAVGSKPLSAELRKVVDFARRAQEAALAKIRPGVTAGEVHAAAVDVIEQGGWDSPFLHRTGRGIGYSDWDGIELKANSAVQLQAGMVLSVEPGIYVDGIGGARFGDTVLVTDSGYEVLTPFELGRDV